From Pedobacter cryoconitis, one genomic window encodes:
- a CDS encoding DoxX family protein produces the protein MNMVQKIEHWGDIHHTKSLDIVRIGLGLLIISKGIAFVSDTGVQQEWIIQHNTLGFSGLMAVAVLHTVAFAHLVGGLLILIGLVTRFAAVIQIPILLGAIFFVNISKGFSFLNSELSLSIIVLLLLVLFWVVGSGPYSVDNWMKTHRPKP, from the coding sequence ATGAATATGGTTCAAAAAATAGAGCATTGGGGTGATATCCATCACACCAAATCGCTCGATATAGTCCGTATCGGACTCGGCTTACTGATTATCAGCAAAGGTATTGCATTTGTCAGTGACACCGGAGTGCAGCAGGAATGGATTATACAGCACAACACTTTGGGGTTTTCAGGGTTAATGGCCGTTGCAGTATTACATACTGTCGCTTTTGCACACCTGGTTGGTGGTTTACTGATCCTGATCGGACTGGTTACACGCTTTGCTGCTGTAATACAGATCCCAATTCTGCTGGGCGCTATTTTCTTTGTAAATATTTCTAAAGGGTTCTCTTTCCTCAATTCAGAATTATCGCTGTCAATTATTGTATTGCTGCTGCTGGTTCTGTTCTGGGTAGTAGGTTCAGGGCCATATTCGGTAGACAACTGGATGAAAACACACCGTCCAAAACCATAA
- a CDS encoding RNA polymerase sigma factor, which yields MQANNRNSTMSLLDDAELVDQIKQHNKHAFDELYIRFAKTLTGYGLRLTDDIQIIEDSLHDVFVWIWTNRAKFDIRYSLKSYLIKSVRTTIIHKLKTQQKNVSTDFVDDDEEIHSDFSFYNTVESEFIAKESHQSTATKVLAMLETLSPKQKELIHLRYYQEMSFKEIAALLNISIKGCYKLMGRAIDGLRQKHLLILFLLWVHGVINP from the coding sequence ATGCAGGCAAATAACAGGAATAGTACTATGTCCTTGCTTGATGATGCCGAATTGGTTGATCAGATTAAACAACATAATAAACACGCTTTTGACGAGCTTTATATAAGGTTTGCAAAAACACTTACTGGCTACGGTCTTCGCTTAACGGATGATATACAAATTATTGAAGATAGTCTGCATGATGTCTTTGTATGGATCTGGACAAACAGGGCTAAATTTGACATCAGGTATTCTTTAAAAAGTTATCTGATCAAATCGGTAAGAACAACGATTATTCATAAACTAAAAACACAACAAAAAAATGTAAGCACTGATTTTGTAGATGATGATGAAGAAATACACAGCGATTTTTCATTTTATAACACAGTTGAATCCGAATTTATAGCAAAAGAAAGCCACCAATCCACAGCAACAAAAGTTTTAGCAATGCTGGAGACGCTTTCGCCTAAACAAAAGGAACTCATACATTTGCGCTATTATCAGGAAATGAGTTTCAAGGAAATAGCTGCGCTGTTAAATATCAGTATCAAGGGCTGTTATAAATTAATGGGCAGGGCAATAGACGGGCTGAGACAGAAACATCTCCTTATTTTATTTTTACTTTGGGTACATGGGGTAATTAATCCTTAA
- a CDS encoding TonB-dependent receptor plug domain-containing protein, whose amino-acid sequence MAKKFISEVNLYVAGILLLALFTISGGRVFAQSPDQSLGNELDLLSAHYKVSFVYEAQLIAAVKLNHYKRLAQPDLDLILYHLLNPLNLAFKKISDSQYIIKAAVPAEKIIIKPIILSLDEVAILGSHAKMPRTKLQTALPVDVLNQRTLMQTGQTDLAQMLHYTSSSFNSSKYGINNVASYAEQSTLRGLGPDQLLVLINGKRRYNIAALNLNNTVGKGTAGTDLSAIPAAMIEKIEILRDGAAAQYGSDAIAGIINIVLKKETGGTFSTQVGQTSKGDGSYTQNNLSYGLPLASGKGFLNFTLNYQYQQSTNRARAYTGLVYTKISDTAKLSSINFPAPADKLAENKRRDDLLVKEKGFQRNQGQYGDAEIKNIALWFNMETPVAQDWKFYSFGGFSQKRAITFGFYRFPNFYPASTPLFPDGYLPEFPAVLSNGSVAAGLKKVSSAGWNMDFSAVYGYNKLNSEAVNTVNASMGKNSPLTFNAGGTILQQGILNLDFSRTLTPGITFAAGAESRLENYQIITGDEASYLDANLPGTPSALLKLLGTNGRPGFKPDEQLNKYRANVGIYAEVNMELSKKTLIAATARYERYSDFGGNLSGKLAIRHRITDAFVFRTSLSRNFRAPSLQQVYYDQLQFQFFQKNGQSDVYLVQHFRNDSPVLQQLGIPKLRPETSINLSAGLTGTVNSSLSLSADFYYIPIRNRIVVSGRLDSSVVALRPVLASAGVTDLQFFINALNTYTRGVELTANYTAVFAQQQSLTINGTASFNRTKVKLKVASLPLAGGGNIPASELLPRIDIGIIEHAQPNSKMILSCAYQMNAFNFLLRNTYFGQVAAWENDPVFDQTFSGKVITDVQFSWRLNKRFSVSTGCNNLFNVYPDEIKEINELNTNLSFGGQIPYSRTANQFGFNGMNYYASLQVKF is encoded by the coding sequence ATGGCAAAGAAGTTTATATCGGAAGTTAATTTATATGTAGCAGGCATTCTTTTGCTTGCACTATTTACTATTTCTGGTGGAAGAGTCTTTGCACAATCCCCTGATCAGTCCCTTGGAAATGAATTAGATTTACTTTCTGCGCACTATAAGGTCAGCTTTGTTTATGAAGCACAATTGATTGCCGCGGTTAAACTGAACCATTATAAACGCCTGGCTCAGCCGGATCTGGATCTGATTTTATATCACTTACTAAATCCGCTAAATCTGGCTTTTAAAAAGATATCTGATAGTCAATATATTATCAAAGCTGCTGTACCTGCCGAAAAAATCATCATCAAACCGATTATATTAAGTTTAGATGAAGTGGCTATTTTAGGTTCTCATGCCAAAATGCCGCGTACAAAACTGCAAACAGCTTTACCTGTGGATGTTCTTAATCAGCGTACATTGATGCAAACTGGTCAGACAGACCTGGCACAAATGCTGCATTATACTTCTTCCTCTTTCAATTCTTCTAAATATGGGATCAACAATGTAGCTTCTTATGCGGAACAGTCAACCCTGCGCGGACTTGGCCCGGATCAGTTACTGGTTTTAATCAATGGCAAAAGAAGGTATAATATCGCTGCCTTAAACCTGAACAATACAGTTGGAAAAGGAACCGCAGGAACAGATTTAAGTGCAATTCCCGCAGCAATGATTGAAAAAATAGAGATTTTAAGGGATGGTGCTGCTGCGCAATATGGTTCTGATGCAATTGCTGGTATTATTAATATCGTTTTGAAAAAAGAAACCGGAGGTACTTTCAGTACTCAGGTCGGTCAAACCAGTAAAGGTGACGGTAGCTATACACAGAACAATTTGAGCTATGGTTTACCACTGGCTTCAGGCAAAGGGTTCCTCAATTTCACGTTAAATTATCAATATCAGCAGTCTACTAACCGCGCCAGGGCTTATACCGGATTAGTCTATACCAAGATTAGTGATACGGCTAAGCTGAGCAGCATAAATTTCCCCGCCCCTGCTGATAAACTAGCTGAAAATAAACGAAGAGACGATTTATTGGTTAAAGAAAAGGGGTTCCAGCGTAACCAGGGTCAGTATGGTGATGCAGAAATCAAGAATATAGCGCTATGGTTCAATATGGAAACGCCTGTTGCTCAGGATTGGAAGTTTTATTCATTTGGCGGCTTTTCACAAAAAAGAGCAATAACCTTCGGATTTTATCGCTTTCCAAATTTCTATCCCGCCTCAACTCCACTATTCCCTGATGGATATTTGCCAGAATTTCCTGCTGTATTATCCAACGGATCTGTAGCTGCCGGGCTTAAAAAAGTAAGTTCAGCTGGTTGGAATATGGATTTTAGTGCTGTTTATGGCTATAATAAGCTCAATAGTGAAGCGGTGAATACGGTGAATGCTTCCATGGGTAAAAACTCTCCTTTAACTTTTAATGCAGGTGGAACTATATTACAGCAGGGCATTCTGAACCTGGATTTTTCCAGAACGCTCACCCCTGGTATTACCTTTGCCGCAGGTGCGGAATCACGTTTGGAAAATTACCAGATCATTACCGGAGATGAGGCATCTTATCTGGATGCAAATTTACCGGGTACACCCTCTGCCCTTTTAAAACTCCTAGGAACCAATGGAAGACCTGGTTTTAAGCCTGATGAACAATTAAATAAATACCGGGCGAATGTTGGCATTTATGCTGAAGTAAATATGGAACTTTCCAAAAAAACCTTAATTGCTGCTACTGCACGTTATGAGCGCTATAGTGATTTTGGAGGAAATTTATCAGGTAAACTGGCAATCAGACATAGAATAACAGATGCTTTTGTATTCAGGACATCACTGAGCCGTAATTTCAGGGCTCCTTCTTTACAGCAGGTTTATTACGATCAGCTTCAATTTCAGTTCTTCCAAAAAAACGGGCAATCGGATGTTTACCTTGTACAGCATTTCCGCAATGACAGCCCTGTTTTACAGCAACTGGGCATTCCAAAGCTCCGGCCAGAAACTTCTATAAACCTGAGCGCCGGCCTTACCGGAACAGTTAATTCTTCGCTGTCGCTCTCTGCTGATTTTTACTATATCCCCATTCGTAACCGGATAGTCGTTTCCGGAAGACTCGATAGTTCGGTTGTAGCCCTGCGTCCGGTTTTAGCAAGTGCAGGGGTAACAGACCTTCAGTTTTTCATCAATGCGCTAAATACCTATACCAGAGGGGTTGAGCTTACAGCTAATTATACAGCAGTTTTTGCGCAGCAGCAATCACTCACGATCAATGGAACTGCTTCTTTCAACCGGACTAAAGTTAAATTGAAAGTGGCCAGCCTTCCGCTTGCGGGTGGGGGAAATATCCCGGCTTCTGAGTTGCTTCCACGTATTGATATCGGAATTATTGAACATGCACAGCCGAACAGTAAAATGATACTGTCATGCGCTTATCAAATGAATGCTTTTAATTTTTTACTGCGCAATACTTATTTCGGACAAGTCGCTGCCTGGGAGAATGATCCCGTTTTTGACCAGACCTTTAGCGGTAAGGTGATTACTGATGTGCAGTTTTCCTGGCGCCTGAATAAAAGATTTTCGGTTAGCACAGGTTGTAATAATTTATTTAATGTCTATCCTGATGAAATAAAAGAGATTAATGAGTTGAATACGAATTTATCTTTTGGCGGACAGATTCCTTATAGCAGAACAGCTAATCAATTCGGTTTCAATGGCATGAACTATTATGCCAGTTTACAGGTTAAATTTTAG
- a CDS encoding FecR family protein produces MSYQEYTTADFVNDESFTNYVKATDQQATLFWEKWIHEHPLSLEKVNEAKEIIGLLSLGKDPLKEQFYESLKNRIDYTISAQNTDYQPVVKNIFPFFKIAAILTGLVIGAGLLFYIGNKTENMALLTVVAPYGHTKTIMLPDSSTVILNANSSVKYPEKWDKTNRQIWLNGEAYFQIKHIEKKNQPAVAFTVHANLTEVSVLGTVFNVNTQADSTLVTLVSGKVGLKHKNQSLILAPGDYATCKKGEIALRRKTGDIEQFTSWVNGKYIFKNATVAEVCNKLSAYYGKKYLIKDQSIRTREFSGTLELKNEPVLIQTLAALLNTTVKENGKEVYIGS; encoded by the coding sequence ATGTCATATCAGGAATATACAACAGCTGATTTTGTAAATGATGAGAGCTTTACGAATTACGTAAAAGCCACTGATCAACAGGCCACGCTTTTCTGGGAAAAGTGGATTCATGAGCATCCATTGTCCCTGGAAAAAGTGAATGAAGCCAAGGAAATCATCGGCTTGCTGTCTTTAGGGAAAGATCCGCTGAAGGAACAATTTTACGAAAGCCTTAAAAACCGGATTGACTATACCATTAGTGCACAGAATACAGACTATCAGCCTGTTGTTAAAAATATATTTCCTTTTTTCAAAATAGCAGCTATACTGACCGGCCTGGTTATTGGCGCAGGATTGTTGTTCTATATAGGTAATAAGACTGAGAACATGGCACTATTAACTGTTGTTGCTCCGTATGGACATACTAAAACCATTATGCTACCTGATAGTTCTACTGTTATCCTGAACGCAAACAGTTCGGTGAAATATCCTGAAAAGTGGGACAAAACGAACAGGCAAATCTGGTTAAATGGGGAAGCTTATTTCCAGATCAAACATATTGAAAAGAAAAATCAGCCAGCCGTAGCCTTTACTGTACATGCAAATCTTACTGAAGTCAGTGTTTTGGGCACTGTATTTAATGTGAATACACAGGCAGATAGCACGCTTGTGACTTTGGTGAGTGGTAAAGTTGGCTTAAAACATAAAAACCAGTCTCTTATCCTTGCGCCCGGTGACTATGCGACTTGTAAAAAGGGAGAAATTGCCTTGAGAAGAAAAACAGGTGATATCGAACAGTTTACTTCCTGGGTGAATGGTAAATACATTTTCAAAAATGCTACTGTAGCAGAGGTCTGTAATAAATTATCTGCTTATTATGGTAAAAAATATCTGATCAAAGATCAATCCATCCGTACCAGGGAATTTTCCGGTACATTGGAACTTAAAAATGAACCTGTTTTAATTCAGACTTTGGCAGCCTTGCTGAATACGACAGTAAAAGAGAATGGCAAAGAAGTTTATATCGGAAGTTAA
- a CDS encoding NAD(P)/FAD-dependent oxidoreductase: protein MEKHEFEVIIIGGSYSGLSAAMSLGRAIRKTLIIDSGQPCNSQTPHAHNFITQDGFSPAQIAKAAKDQVAVYPTIQFMDDTVVSAIGEDFNFTVTTAKGIQISAKKLLFATGVADQLPEIPGLSSCWGISVIHCPYCHGYEYKDQPLGILSNDENTLDFSKLVSNWNKDLRVFTNGEPKFSTVQQQEIKNLKVTIIEKPIANIEHATGQLTGIRFLDGTIEKIEALYTRPPFVQHCTVPQEIGCELDKRGYIVTDDFKKTTIPGVYAAGDNISPMRSIANAVAAGSIAGAMLNHELIMA, encoded by the coding sequence ATGGAAAAACATGAATTTGAAGTTATCATTATTGGTGGTAGCTATAGCGGATTATCGGCGGCCATGTCTTTAGGCAGGGCCATCAGAAAAACATTGATCATTGATAGCGGCCAGCCTTGTAACAGTCAAACACCACATGCGCATAACTTTATTACTCAGGATGGCTTTAGTCCGGCGCAAATTGCAAAAGCGGCTAAAGATCAGGTAGCTGTTTATCCAACAATTCAGTTTATGGATGATACGGTAGTCAGCGCCATTGGCGAAGACTTTAATTTCACAGTGACTACTGCTAAGGGAATACAGATCAGCGCAAAAAAATTATTGTTTGCAACCGGAGTAGCAGATCAGCTTCCGGAGATTCCCGGACTTTCATCTTGCTGGGGAATTTCTGTCATTCACTGCCCTTATTGCCACGGCTACGAGTATAAAGATCAACCACTGGGAATTTTATCAAATGATGAAAACACATTGGATTTCAGTAAATTAGTTTCAAACTGGAACAAAGATCTTCGGGTTTTCACTAATGGAGAACCAAAATTCAGTACAGTTCAACAGCAGGAAATCAAAAATTTAAAGGTAACCATTATCGAAAAGCCAATCGCAAATATCGAACATGCAACTGGCCAGTTGACAGGTATCCGGTTTTTAGACGGAACGATAGAAAAAATTGAGGCACTTTATACCAGACCACCATTTGTTCAACATTGTACTGTTCCCCAGGAAATTGGCTGTGAACTGGATAAAAGAGGGTATATCGTGACTGATGATTTTAAGAAAACAACTATTCCGGGTGTGTATGCAGCAGGTGACAATATAAGTCCGATGAGATCTATTGCAAATGCCGTAGCAGCAGGCAGTATTGCAGGCGCTATGCTTAACCACGAACTGATTATGGCCTAA
- a CDS encoding TetR/AcrR family transcriptional regulator, producing MKDTKQKIIDTAIEIFNDDYSSALEKVAERAEVTRRTLHRYFTDRNDLLKACHLEMQHKCKVNITNAINSSEDPLIQLERVLYASIECGSKYAFFQKLHQYQGHQHQKEDEDCATYDQTFSPTTAVIRELQKRGIISPNLTIAWINLFMSGIITATIQSSTSGSVAKNDIKDFAWFSFSNGIGINKL from the coding sequence ATGAAAGACACCAAACAAAAAATTATTGATACTGCTATTGAAATCTTTAATGATGACTATTCTAGTGCGCTGGAAAAAGTAGCGGAACGGGCAGAAGTGACCAGAAGAACACTTCACCGGTATTTTACAGATAGAAATGATTTGCTAAAGGCTTGCCATTTAGAAATGCAGCATAAATGCAAAGTCAATATTACCAATGCAATCAATAGCTCAGAAGATCCGCTCATCCAGTTAGAACGGGTTTTATATGCAAGTATTGAATGTGGTTCTAAATATGCTTTCTTTCAGAAATTACATCAATATCAAGGGCATCAGCACCAGAAAGAGGATGAAGATTGTGCAACCTATGATCAGACTTTTTCCCCTACAACAGCTGTGATCAGGGAATTACAAAAACGGGGGATAATCAGTCCTAACCTGACAATCGCCTGGATTAATTTGTTTATGAGCGGAATTATCACAGCGACTATTCAATCTTCAACCAGCGGATCTGTAGCAAAAAATGACATTAAAGATTTCGCCTGGTTTTCATTCAGTAATGGAATTGGAATTAATAAATTATAA